In one window of Rhizobium sp. ACO-34A DNA:
- a CDS encoding lipid-A-disaccharide synthase: MSDRPLKIAVIAGEVSGDLLGGDLIAALKQRHGGPVELVGVGGDALEREGLRSLFDFSELSVMGLTQVLVRLPRFLSLIRRTAKAIVEARPDVLLIVDSPDFTHRVAKKVRKALPDLPVVNYVCPSVWAWKEYRAKAMLGYVDAVLAVLPFEPEVMRRLGGPATYFVGHRLTTNTRLLETRAARARKLPKRADEQKTIMLLPGSRGAEISALLPVYGQAMIEFTERNGPSRFLMPTVPRQEARVRQMIADWALKPEVLIGEDAKWQAFAEADAAIAASGTVILELALATVPVVSTYKTDWLMKLISHRIKIWTGALPNLIADYPIVPEYLNDYVRPGNLLRMAERLAADTLERQAMLAGFDLAWQRLATERPAGEEGARIVLDLLRGKGVLPKNA, encoded by the coding sequence GTGAGTGACCGTCCGCTGAAGATTGCTGTCATCGCCGGTGAAGTCTCTGGTGATCTTCTGGGCGGGGACCTGATCGCAGCGCTGAAACAGCGCCATGGCGGACCGGTCGAACTTGTCGGCGTCGGCGGCGACGCGCTGGAGCGCGAAGGCCTGCGTTCCCTTTTCGATTTTTCCGAACTGTCCGTCATGGGGCTTACCCAGGTGCTTGTGCGCCTGCCGCGCTTCCTCTCGCTGATCCGCCGGACGGCTAAGGCCATCGTCGAGGCTCGTCCGGACGTTCTGCTGATCGTGGACAGTCCCGATTTCACCCATCGCGTTGCGAAGAAGGTTCGCAAGGCTCTGCCTGATCTGCCGGTGGTGAATTACGTTTGTCCCAGCGTCTGGGCATGGAAGGAATATCGCGCCAAGGCGATGCTCGGCTATGTCGATGCGGTGCTGGCCGTCCTGCCCTTCGAGCCGGAGGTAATGCGTCGCCTCGGTGGTCCTGCGACGTATTTCGTTGGCCATCGTCTCACGACCAATACAAGGCTGCTGGAGACGCGCGCGGCGCGCGCTCGAAAGTTGCCGAAACGGGCCGACGAGCAGAAAACGATCATGCTGCTTCCCGGTTCGCGCGGGGCGGAGATCTCGGCGCTTCTGCCGGTCTATGGGCAGGCGATGATCGAGTTTACGGAGAGAAACGGCCCCAGCCGGTTTCTCATGCCAACCGTTCCGCGCCAGGAAGCGCGCGTGCGCCAGATGATCGCCGACTGGGCTCTGAAGCCCGAGGTTCTCATCGGTGAGGATGCGAAATGGCAGGCCTTTGCCGAGGCCGACGCAGCGATTGCTGCTTCCGGCACCGTGATCCTGGAACTGGCGCTGGCGACAGTGCCCGTGGTGTCCACCTACAAGACCGACTGGCTGATGAAGCTCATCAGCCACCGCATCAAGATCTGGACCGGGGCGCTTCCCAACCTGATTGCAGATTATCCGATCGTGCCGGAATATCTGAACGACTATGTGCGGCCGGGTAATCTTCTTCGCATGGCGGAAAGGCTTGCTGCCGACACGCTTGAGCGGCAGGCAATGCTCGCCGGTTTCGATCTCGCATGGCAGCGGCTGGCGACGGAACGTCCCGCCGGCGAAGAGGGTGCGCGGATCGTCCTCGATCTCTTGCGTGGCAAGGGCGTTCTTCCCAAAAACGCCTGA
- a CDS encoding acyl-[acyl-carrier-protein]--UDP-N-acetylglucosamine O-acyltransferase — MSMIAASASIHPLAVVDDGAVIGENVKIGPFCRVGSRVKLGDSSELISHVSVTGLTTIGRNAKIFPCAVIGGDPQSVHHAGEETTLTIGDNCTIREGVTMNTGTAEGGGKTVVGNNNLFLANSHVAHDCILGDHIILSNNVMLAGHVKVEDRVILGGGSAVHQFTRIGRQAFIGGLSAVSYDVIPYGMLNGNPGILGGLNVVGMTRAGIERSVIHQVRRAFKQIFEGEGSARVNAAAIREEYLDCPQVIEILDFIAAESDRALSSPHRGKS, encoded by the coding sequence ATGAGCATGATCGCCGCAAGCGCCAGCATTCATCCCCTTGCCGTCGTCGATGATGGAGCCGTGATTGGCGAGAACGTCAAGATCGGCCCTTTTTGCCGTGTCGGTTCTCGGGTGAAGCTTGGCGATAGCAGCGAACTGATCTCGCATGTCTCGGTAACCGGTCTGACGACGATCGGCCGCAATGCGAAGATTTTCCCCTGTGCGGTGATCGGCGGGGATCCGCAGAGCGTTCATCACGCCGGCGAGGAAACGACGCTCACCATCGGCGACAACTGCACGATACGCGAAGGCGTGACGATGAACACCGGCACCGCCGAAGGCGGCGGCAAGACGGTGGTTGGAAACAACAACCTGTTTCTTGCCAACTCCCATGTGGCGCATGATTGCATTCTCGGCGATCACATCATCCTGTCGAACAACGTGATGCTGGCCGGCCATGTGAAGGTCGAGGATCGCGTTATCCTCGGCGGTGGTTCGGCCGTGCATCAGTTTACCCGCATCGGCCGGCAGGCCTTCATCGGTGGTCTCTCGGCGGTCAGCTATGATGTCATCCCCTACGGCATGCTCAACGGTAACCCGGGCATCCTCGGCGGTCTGAACGTTGTCGGCATGACCCGTGCCGGTATCGAGCGGTCGGTGATCCATCAGGTTCGCCGCGCTTTCAAGCAGATCTTCGAAGGCGAGGGCTCCGCCCGCGTCAACGCCGCAGCCATTCGCGAAGAATATCTCGATTGCCCGCAGGTTATCGAGATCCTGGATTTCATCGCTGCCGAAAGCGACAGGGCGCTTTCCTCTCCTCATCGTGGCAAGAGCTGA
- a CDS encoding 4-hydroxytetrahydrobiopterin dehydratase — MDKLPVTVLSGFLGAGKTTLLNHVLSNRSGLRVAVIVNDMSEVNIDAALVRDGDAALSRTEEQLVEMTNGCICCTLRDDLLREVRDLAVQGRFDYLLIEATGIAEPLPIATTFDFRDDNGQSLSDIAQLDTMVTVVDAANLLNDYSSSDFLADRGETAGDGDNRALVDLLVEQIEFADVVVLNKIGTATPEQRDAALKIIAGLNPDARVIETDFGAVAPRDILGTGLFDIDKAETHPLWFKELNGFKDHVPETEEYGIRSFVYKARQPLDPSKFQAFIDRAWPGVIRAKGFFWLATRPHQVGALSQAGALVRTGRMGLWWASVPRERWPDDAGFRRAMAPYLDPEWGDRRQEIVFIGADPMDERRITAELDACLVPAENFTPSAWSKLPDPFASWTQ, encoded by the coding sequence ATGGACAAATTGCCTGTCACTGTTCTCTCCGGCTTTCTCGGAGCGGGCAAGACAACCCTTCTCAACCACGTTCTTTCCAACCGAAGCGGTCTCCGTGTTGCGGTGATCGTCAACGATATGAGTGAAGTGAACATCGATGCGGCACTGGTGCGCGATGGAGACGCCGCACTTTCCCGGACGGAAGAGCAACTGGTCGAGATGACCAACGGCTGCATCTGTTGCACGCTTCGCGACGATCTGCTGCGCGAGGTGCGGGATCTCGCAGTGCAGGGCCGGTTCGACTATCTGCTGATCGAGGCGACTGGTATTGCCGAGCCGCTTCCCATCGCGACAACCTTCGATTTTCGCGATGACAATGGACAGAGCCTGTCCGATATCGCGCAGCTCGACACCATGGTGACCGTGGTCGATGCTGCAAACCTGCTGAACGACTATTCCTCCTCCGATTTTCTCGCGGACCGGGGAGAAACGGCGGGCGATGGCGACAATCGCGCCCTCGTCGACCTGCTGGTCGAGCAAATCGAATTTGCCGATGTCGTCGTGCTCAACAAGATTGGAACCGCGACACCGGAACAGCGCGACGCCGCGCTCAAGATCATCGCCGGCCTCAACCCGGACGCGCGCGTGATCGAGACGGATTTCGGTGCCGTCGCACCGCGCGATATCCTAGGAACCGGCCTGTTCGACATCGACAAGGCGGAAACCCATCCGCTCTGGTTCAAGGAACTGAACGGCTTCAAGGACCATGTGCCGGAGACGGAGGAATATGGTATCCGCTCCTTCGTCTACAAGGCGCGCCAGCCGCTCGACCCCTCGAAATTCCAGGCCTTCATCGACCGTGCCTGGCCCGGCGTCATCCGGGCCAAGGGTTTCTTCTGGCTGGCGACGAGGCCGCATCAGGTGGGTGCACTCAGTCAGGCGGGGGCTCTGGTCCGGACCGGCCGCATGGGCCTCTGGTGGGCGTCGGTGCCTCGTGAACGCTGGCCTGACGATGCCGGGTTCAGGCGTGCCATGGCGCCCTATCTCGACCCGGAATGGGGCGACCGCCGGCAGGAGATCGTGTTCATCGGTGCCGATCCCATGGATGAGCGGCGGATAACGGCGGAACTCGACGCCTGCCTTGTACCGGCCGAGAATTTCACGCCATCGGCATGGAGCAAACTCCCGGATCCCTTCGCCTCCTGGACGCAGTAA
- a CDS encoding zinc ABC transporter ATP-binding protein, protein MSQPETRNDQPLVMLQEAGIRRSGRWLVRGVEFSVRPGEIVTLIGPNGSGKSTSAKMAIGVLKPDEGRVERKPGLRVGYVPQKLAVDWTMPLTVKRLMSLTGPLPESEIKSALEAVGIAHLASAEVQHLSGGEFQRALLARAIARKPDLLVLDEPVQGVDFSGEIALYDLITSIRNSTGCGILLISHDLHVVMAETDTVICLNGHVCCRGTPAAVSQSPEYMRLFGANAGRTLAVYSHDHDHTHLPDGRVMHSDGSVTEHCHPGDGHHHHDEDHHEHAHEHDHHGHDHAHGGSHRKTTGGETVLISADKGRESNHV, encoded by the coding sequence ATGTCTCAGCCGGAAACCAGGAACGATCAGCCGTTGGTCATGCTGCAGGAGGCCGGAATCCGCAGAAGCGGGCGCTGGCTCGTTCGCGGCGTCGAATTTTCCGTGCGACCGGGAGAGATCGTCACCCTGATCGGTCCGAATGGTTCAGGAAAGTCGACGAGCGCCAAGATGGCGATCGGCGTGCTGAAGCCGGATGAGGGCAGGGTCGAGCGCAAGCCCGGTCTTCGCGTCGGTTATGTGCCGCAGAAGCTGGCCGTCGACTGGACCATGCCGCTGACGGTCAAACGCCTGATGAGCCTTACCGGACCTTTGCCCGAGAGCGAGATCAAGTCGGCGCTCGAGGCAGTGGGCATCGCCCATCTTGCATCTGCGGAGGTGCAGCACCTCTCGGGCGGAGAATTCCAGCGCGCTTTGCTTGCCCGCGCCATCGCGCGCAAGCCCGATCTGCTGGTGCTGGATGAGCCGGTTCAGGGCGTGGATTTCTCAGGCGAAATCGCGCTCTACGATCTTATCACCTCGATCCGCAATTCCACCGGCTGCGGCATCCTGCTGATTTCCCATGACCTGCATGTCGTCATGGCCGAAACCGACACGGTTATCTGCCTCAACGGCCACGTCTGTTGCCGTGGCACCCCGGCGGCCGTCAGCCAGAGCCCGGAATATATGCGCCTCTTCGGCGCCAATGCAGGCCGCACGCTGGCGGTCTACAGCCACGATCATGACCATACCCACCTTCCCGATGGCCGTGTAATGCATAGCGATGGCAGCGTAACCGAACATTGCCATCCGGGTGACGGCCACCACCATCATGATGAGGATCATCATGAACACGCCCATGAACACGACCATCACGGTCACGACCATGCGCATGGCGGTAGCCATCGCAAAACGACAGGCGGCGAAACCGTTCTGATCTCGGCTGACAAGGGCAGGGAGAGCAATCATGTTTGA
- a CDS encoding zinc ABC transporter substrate-binding protein, with translation MIKSRAGLFTTTAALLFMPSLAFAAPPEVVVSIKPIHSLVAAIMKGVAEPSLIVEGAASPHTYNMKPSNARALEHADVVFWVGPGLEAFLEKPLDALAGKAKVVELEDAPGITKLPFREGGAFEAHDHGEHEHDEHAEGEHHDDHGAEHAEADGEEAGHADEHHHDEHGGTDMHLWLDPMNAKVMAGAIEATLIEADPANAAHYKANAKALDDELTAMDKEIAETVAPVADKPFIVFHDAYQYFEHRYHVRVAGSITVSPETMPGAERVSQIHAKVKELGAACVFAEPQFEPKLIKVVTEGTDAKSGTLDPEGGAITEGPELYSTLLRGMAKSLADCLSH, from the coding sequence ATGATCAAGTCCCGCGCCGGCCTTTTCACCACTACGGCCGCCCTGCTTTTCATGCCTTCGCTCGCGTTCGCTGCGCCGCCTGAGGTGGTGGTGTCGATCAAGCCGATCCACTCGCTCGTGGCGGCGATCATGAAGGGCGTGGCGGAGCCGAGCCTGATCGTCGAGGGCGCAGCATCCCCTCATACCTATAACATGAAGCCTTCAAACGCCCGCGCGCTGGAACATGCCGATGTCGTCTTCTGGGTCGGCCCCGGTCTTGAGGCATTCCTTGAAAAGCCGCTCGATGCACTCGCCGGCAAGGCCAAGGTTGTCGAGCTCGAAGATGCTCCCGGCATCACCAAGCTGCCCTTCCGTGAAGGTGGTGCATTCGAGGCTCACGACCACGGCGAACATGAGCATGACGAGCATGCCGAGGGCGAGCATCATGACGACCACGGCGCAGAACATGCCGAGGCCGACGGTGAGGAAGCCGGGCACGCCGATGAACATCATCATGACGAGCACGGCGGCACGGACATGCATCTCTGGCTCGATCCGATGAACGCCAAGGTGATGGCTGGCGCTATCGAGGCCACGCTGATCGAGGCCGATCCCGCCAACGCCGCGCACTATAAGGCGAATGCCAAGGCACTGGATGACGAACTCACCGCGATGGACAAGGAAATCGCCGAAACCGTTGCGCCTGTCGCCGACAAGCCCTTCATCGTCTTCCACGATGCCTATCAGTATTTCGAGCATCGCTATCATGTTCGCGTCGCAGGCTCGATCACCGTCAGCCCTGAAACCATGCCCGGTGCGGAGCGCGTCTCCCAGATTCATGCCAAGGTCAAGGAACTCGGTGCGGCCTGCGTGTTCGCAGAGCCTCAGTTCGAGCCGAAGCTGATCAAGGTCGTCACGGAGGGCACCGACGCGAAGAGCGGTACGCTCGATCCGGAGGGCGGCGCCATCACCGAAGGCCCCGAGCTTTACTCGACGCTTCTGCGCGGCATGGCCAAGTCTCTGGCAGACTGCCTGTCCCACTAA
- a CDS encoding UDP-3-O-(3-hydroxymyristoyl)glucosamine N-acyltransferase: protein MEHNHFFPPHEGIALASIAAHVGAELLDQGAGDRMIQSVAPVNRARAGDICYILSRRSKEELKTCEASAIICDKALRSLIPDHIPVLLSSAPAMAFAMAGGLLFPSGLRPIEMVNEAEAISPAAFVDPSARLEPGVRIEPMAVIGADVEIGSGSHIGAGAVIGRGVRIGRNCTIAAGATVQVALIGNNVIIHNGARIGQDGFGYAPGPRGMIKIVQVGRVIIQDNVEIGANTTIDRGTMDDTVIGEGTKIDNLVQIGHNVRIGRHCGIVSQVGIAGSTRIGDGVMLGGACGVNGHITIGDGAQIAAMSGVLSDVPPGGRYGGVPARPMKDYLREVAEMLSRTDSRNKEKEGKND from the coding sequence ATGGAGCATAACCACTTCTTTCCGCCCCATGAGGGGATCGCGCTTGCGTCGATCGCCGCTCATGTGGGGGCGGAGCTACTTGATCAGGGTGCGGGCGATCGGATGATCCAGTCGGTCGCCCCTGTTAATCGTGCGCGTGCAGGGGACATTTGTTACATTCTGTCCCGCCGCAGCAAGGAAGAGCTGAAGACTTGTGAAGCTTCGGCGATCATCTGCGACAAGGCGCTTCGTTCGCTTATTCCCGATCATATTCCCGTACTTCTGAGTTCGGCTCCGGCTATGGCTTTCGCCATGGCGGGCGGTCTGCTTTTCCCGTCGGGTCTTCGTCCGATTGAGATGGTGAACGAGGCTGAGGCGATTTCGCCAGCGGCCTTCGTTGATCCGTCGGCAAGGCTGGAGCCGGGTGTGCGTATCGAGCCGATGGCCGTGATCGGTGCGGATGTCGAAATCGGCAGTGGCAGTCATATCGGCGCAGGCGCCGTTATCGGTCGTGGCGTGCGCATCGGACGCAATTGCACGATCGCTGCGGGAGCCACGGTGCAGGTGGCGCTGATCGGCAACAATGTCATCATCCACAACGGCGCCCGTATCGGGCAGGACGGCTTCGGCTATGCACCGGGACCGCGCGGCATGATCAAGATCGTGCAGGTCGGCCGCGTTATCATCCAGGACAACGTGGAGATTGGCGCGAACACGACGATTGACCGAGGCACGATGGACGATACGGTCATCGGTGAGGGCACCAAGATCGATAATCTGGTGCAGATCGGGCACAATGTTCGCATCGGTCGCCATTGCGGCATCGTCAGCCAGGTCGGTATCGCCGGCAGCACACGCATTGGCGACGGTGTCATGCTCGGCGGAGCCTGCGGGGTCAATGGGCACATCACCATCGGCGACGGCGCACAGATTGCCGCCATGAGCGGTGTTTTGTCTGATGTGCCACCGGGTGGACGTTATGGCGGGGTGCCGGCGCGCCCGATGAAGGATTACCTTCGAGAAGTTGCCGAAATGCTGAGCCGCACGGATAGCCGCAACAAGGAAAAGGAGGGCAAGAATGACTGA
- a CDS encoding 3-hydroxyacyl-[acyl-carrier-protein] dehydratase FabZ, whose amino-acid sequence MTEGVKTELGSADVLQIMKYLPHRYPFLLVDKIIEIDGDNSAIGIKNVTANEPHFTGHFPESPIMPGVLLIEGMAQTAGAICARKEGQGGNLVYFMTIDNARFRRPVVPGDRVEYHVVKQKQRGNIWKFHCDAKVDGALVAEADIGAMIMRKEDK is encoded by the coding sequence ATGACTGAAGGCGTTAAGACGGAACTGGGTTCGGCCGATGTCCTCCAGATCATGAAGTATCTGCCCCACCGCTATCCTTTCCTGCTGGTGGACAAGATCATCGAGATCGACGGCGACAATTCCGCAATCGGCATCAAGAACGTGACGGCCAACGAGCCGCATTTCACTGGTCACTTTCCTGAATCACCGATCATGCCGGGCGTTCTGCTGATCGAGGGCATGGCCCAGACGGCCGGCGCGATTTGCGCACGCAAGGAAGGGCAGGGCGGAAACCTCGTCTATTTCATGACGATCGATAATGCCCGCTTCCGTCGTCCGGTCGTGCCGGGTGATCGCGTCGAATACCATGTGGTGAAGCAGAAGCAGCGCGGCAATATCTGGAAATTCCATTGCGATGCCAAGGTCGATGGCGCATTGGTTGCCGAGGCCGATATCGGCGCCATGATCATGCGCAAGGAAGACAAATGA